One window of Rasiella rasia genomic DNA carries:
- the tamL gene encoding translocation and assembly module lipoprotein TamL, protein MNFSKDIPLVKTFTKVTFILGAVLLLVSCNAVKYVPDGQFLLTENTINVDGEKTTENDPYSFLTQRPNTTFPLLGIPVGLHIYNLANPKPDSTFQAWLDKKPQREDRLVRFLSRKQLEALDSSYIKFNQWLQRAGDAPVIVSEDRNKKSVTQLKRYYASLGYFNAEAKHKVNKDSSKEKRASVTYDVVKHKPYFIDSIAYNLSSPAVDSLFQLSKKDAFIRRGDQYNRSNFVNEIDRITIQFRNSGLYYFDQDYVTFKGDTVNTDHKANITYVIPDRKISVGDTTRTEPFKVFSVDEVRIVTDYTFANSTKTLTDSVSHNGYKLYGYEKIKYRPKAITDAISITPNKVFKDIDRTLTYNQISDLKIFRYPNITYQENPKDSTGLIATILLSPQKKYTFDTSFDAYTSALQPFGTGFSSSLLIRNVFRGAETLQLSVSGSVGSSADKDVGFFGTSDIGGNVRLSFPRILFPLNTDKFIPKYMSPSTNLSVGLNLQNNIGLDRQNYSGKFNYRWKPSKIRTNELDLFDIQYVRNLNVENYFNVYKSSYDRLNEIARAAGYNFSNADMSSSPVLTIPDETDDFISDVLVDQDPDLDISLDDIDEVLSIAERRFRLSEDNLIFATSFTWLQDTRENIFDKSWTRFRWKLESAGTILSGVTSLTGAEKNEEGNKEVGGVVYSQYIKGEAEVIKHWTLFDNNVFAARGFIGLALPYGNSNSIPFTRSYFAGGTNDNRGWRAYSLGPGSSGGILDFNEANFKLAFNGEYRYTILGAFKGAFFVDVGNIWNVADDLADEEEFNFDGLQDLKELAVASGFGIRYDFGFFVVRFDIGFKTHDPGRLEGERWFKDYNFKNAVYNIGINYPF, encoded by the coding sequence TTGAATTTCAGTAAAGACATACCCTTGGTCAAAACCTTCACAAAAGTAACATTTATTTTAGGAGCCGTATTACTATTGGTTTCCTGTAATGCTGTAAAGTATGTGCCCGACGGTCAGTTTTTACTAACTGAAAACACCATTAATGTAGATGGTGAGAAGACAACAGAAAACGACCCCTACAGCTTTTTAACCCAACGACCCAACACTACTTTTCCGTTGCTTGGCATTCCAGTAGGGCTTCACATCTACAATCTAGCCAATCCGAAGCCAGATTCTACCTTCCAAGCGTGGCTTGATAAAAAACCGCAACGAGAAGATCGACTTGTACGTTTTCTATCTAGGAAACAACTAGAAGCGTTAGACAGTTCGTATATAAAATTTAACCAATGGTTACAACGTGCAGGAGATGCACCTGTAATTGTCTCTGAAGATCGCAATAAAAAATCGGTTACCCAGCTAAAACGTTACTACGCCAGTTTAGGGTACTTTAATGCAGAAGCTAAGCATAAAGTAAATAAAGATTCTTCTAAAGAAAAAAGAGCATCTGTAACCTATGATGTTGTAAAACACAAACCATACTTTATAGACTCTATTGCTTACAACTTAAGCTCACCTGCTGTAGATTCTCTATTTCAACTTTCAAAAAAAGATGCTTTTATACGGCGTGGTGACCAATACAATCGTAGTAATTTTGTAAATGAAATTGATCGTATCACCATACAGTTTAGAAATTCTGGACTCTATTATTTCGATCAGGACTACGTAACATTTAAAGGAGATACTGTAAATACAGATCACAAGGCTAATATTACCTATGTAATACCTGACAGGAAGATTTCTGTAGGTGACACTACACGCACTGAGCCATTTAAAGTTTTTAGTGTAGATGAAGTGCGTATCGTTACAGACTACACTTTTGCTAATAGTACGAAAACCTTAACAGATTCTGTTTCACACAATGGCTATAAACTTTACGGGTACGAAAAAATAAAATACAGACCAAAAGCCATTACCGATGCCATTTCTATCACCCCAAACAAAGTTTTTAAAGACATTGACAGAACCCTTACCTACAATCAGATTAGTGATCTAAAAATATTTAGGTACCCAAACATTACGTATCAAGAAAATCCGAAGGATAGCACAGGGCTTATCGCCACAATTTTACTATCTCCTCAAAAGAAATACACTTTCGACACAAGCTTTGATGCTTATACTTCTGCCCTACAGCCATTTGGAACTGGTTTTAGCAGCTCGTTGCTCATTAGAAATGTATTTAGAGGGGCAGAAACCCTCCAACTTTCAGTAAGCGGAAGCGTGGGATCTTCGGCAGATAAAGACGTTGGTTTTTTTGGAACATCTGATATTGGTGGTAATGTACGCCTATCGTTCCCGCGTATCCTATTTCCGCTTAACACAGATAAGTTTATACCAAAATACATGTCGCCCTCCACCAACTTAAGTGTTGGACTTAATCTTCAGAATAATATTGGGTTAGATAGACAGAATTACTCCGGAAAGTTTAACTATCGTTGGAAACCTTCTAAAATAAGAACCAACGAGCTAGACCTTTTCGACATTCAATATGTGCGAAATTTGAATGTAGAAAATTATTTTAATGTCTATAAGAGTTCATACGATAGGTTAAATGAAATTGCCCGTGCTGCTGGCTACAATTTTAGTAATGCTGATATGTCATCGTCTCCTGTACTAACCATTCCTGATGAGACTGACGACTTCATATCGGATGTTCTAGTAGATCAGGATCCAGATCTTGATATTAGCCTTGACGATATTGACGAAGTACTAAGCATTGCCGAACGAAGATTTAGACTGAGTGAAGATAATTTGATTTTTGCCACATCGTTTACATGGCTTCAAGACACAAGAGAGAACATTTTTGATAAAAGTTGGACTCGTTTTAGATGGAAACTAGAGTCTGCAGGCACCATACTATCTGGAGTAACCAGCTTAACTGGAGCCGAAAAAAATGAAGAAGGAAACAAGGAAGTTGGTGGCGTAGTATACTCGCAATATATAAAAGGTGAGGCCGAAGTAATTAAACATTGGACTCTTTTTGACAACAACGTATTTGCCGCAAGAGGTTTTATTGGGTTAGCACTCCCCTACGGAAATAGTAATAGCATTCCGTTTACTAGAAGTTATTTTGCTGGTGGAACCAATGATAACAGAGGGTGGCGAGCGTATAGTCTTGGACCAGGAAGTAGTGGCGGGATTTTAGATTTTAATGAAGCAAATTTTAAACTCGCCTTTAATGGCGAATATCGATATACCATTTTAGGAGCTTTTAAAGGCGCTTTCTTTGTAGACGTTGGAAATATTTGGAATGTAGCAGACGATCTTGCAGATGAAGAAGAATTTAATTTCGACGGTCTACAAGACCTAAAAGAACTTGCTGTGGCCTCTGGTTTCGGAATTAGATACGATTTTGGCTTCTTTGTAGTACGTTTCGATATTGGGTTTAAAACTCATGATCCAGGTCGTTTAGAAGGAGAGCGTTGGTTTAAAGATTATAATTTCAAAAACGCTGTCTATAACATCGGGATTAACTATCCGTTTTAA
- a CDS encoding RNA methyltransferase, which produces MISKSEIKSITQLQQKKYRDTRQLFIAEGPKVISELLLAGMEVEAHYDTAPTHILKENYYQVTAQELKKISCLKTANKSLAIFRKPTSAALVDSGLIVALDAVRDPGNLGTIIRLCDWFGVNQLICSEDTADCFNPKVIQATMGSIARVAVHYVPLKDTLQSLSLPIFGAFMDGKNVYDGTLPSQGILVMGNEAHGVSAEISEVIQERISIPQFGSQTTESLNVATATAILLSEFRRAIER; this is translated from the coding sequence TTGATAAGTAAAAGTGAAATAAAATCAATAACGCAGTTACAGCAGAAAAAGTACCGAGATACAAGACAACTTTTTATTGCTGAAGGCCCCAAAGTAATCTCAGAGCTTTTGTTGGCTGGAATGGAAGTTGAAGCCCATTACGATACTGCGCCAACGCATATATTGAAAGAGAATTACTACCAAGTCACCGCTCAAGAGTTAAAGAAAATTAGCTGCTTAAAGACAGCAAATAAGTCGTTAGCTATTTTTAGAAAGCCTACTTCAGCTGCACTTGTAGATTCTGGACTCATTGTGGCTCTCGATGCTGTAAGAGATCCAGGAAACTTAGGAACCATTATACGGCTATGTGATTGGTTTGGAGTGAACCAATTAATATGCTCAGAAGACACTGCAGACTGTTTTAATCCTAAAGTAATACAAGCTACTATGGGTAGTATTGCTCGTGTAGCAGTTCATTATGTGCCGCTTAAAGATACGCTGCAATCTTTAAGTTTGCCCATTTTTGGTGCTTTTATGGATGGAAAGAATGTGTACGATGGCACGTTGCCTTCGCAAGGCATTTTGGTTATGGGCAATGAAGCGCATGGTGTTTCTGCGGAAATTTCCGAGGTAATTCAAGAGCGTATTAGCATTCCACAATTTGGAAGTCAGACTACAGAAAGTTTAAATGTGGCAACCGCCACAGCAATTTTGCTCAGTGAATTTAGAAGGGCTATTGAAAGGTAA